From the Hevea brasiliensis isolate MT/VB/25A 57/8 chromosome 15, ASM3005281v1, whole genome shotgun sequence genome, one window contains:
- the LOC131174040 gene encoding uncharacterized protein LOC131174040, which produces MPLSICQKLEVGELKPTTISLQLADRSFKYPVGILGNIPIKVGKFFISVDFVVLEMEEDVQIPIILGKPFLATARAVIDVKNGWLTLKVGDEEVEFNLFSMTKHKLEPDQCFKVDIVDKQVEEEFHKAHPEDALEAYIVHSHTTDNENTEITACAQFLATNPPLPLA; this is translated from the coding sequence atgcctctatcaatatgtcaAAAGCTGGAGGTCGGAGAACTGAAACCCACAACAATATCactgcaattggctgatcgatcttttaaatatcctgtgggcatCCTAGGGAACATCCCTATCAAGGTGGGCAAGTTCTTCATTTCAGTTGACTTTGTTGTCTTAGAGATGGAAGAGGATGTCCAAATCCCTATCATCTTAGGAAaaccattcttggcaactgccAGAGCTGTCATAGATGTTAAGAATGGGTGGTTAACTCTCAAAGTGGGAGATGAAGAGGTGGAATTCAACCTGTTCAGCATGACGAAGCACAAACTTGAACCCGATCAATGCTTTAAGGTTGATATAGTTGACAagcaagttgaagaggaatttcataaagCACATCCTGAAGATGCTCTTGAAGCATACATAGTGCACAGCCACACAACTGATAATGAAAACACAGAAATTACAGCTTGTGCACAATTTTTAGCAACTAATCCACCCCTACCCTTGGCTTAA